In the genome of Thunnus albacares chromosome 16, fThuAlb1.1, whole genome shotgun sequence, the window CTGGACAACTTGGAAAATTGAAGTCAATTATTGATTTCTTATTGGtcacttgaaaaaatgtaatcatattTCTTTACTGAACAGTAACAGCAATTAATTACATTACCCAGCCCATGTTGTGCCTTACTTCAAAGCAACCACACCCTCACACTTTGTGGTTTAAGGAACAGTTAAGTACCTCCAGCCTGCGTCGCAGGTATTTAGCTACTGTCCATTAACGGCTACCGTTAATGGCCCATTACTTAGCCCCAGTGACCTCTCACACCTGGAAGTCTAAACCCTCCCTCCAACTCTAGCTAGCTAGACAGCTAAGAAGAAAACAACTTCTATAAGAGAAACAGGTCCTTTTTCACCCTGCAACTTCCAGTAAAACACCTACATCACTAACTGCCGTTTCTAATCCCAACTGTTACTTTAACAGCTGATTTATGCTTTACTGTAATGTCATTATTCGAGTTGTATCTCTCACATTAAGTTACAGAATATAACATTAGCAGTCACATTAGTGTAAAACTGTAGCATGTTAAACTAACTAACTGCTGAAGAGATAATAGattaaacatttgcatgttAACATTCAAAAATTGGTAATTATGCTAAAggtatgttagcatgctaatgttagccccaGTTTGTACCTCTCATGTATTAGCATACATTTGGGTCACAGAGGTTTCTCTAGAAGCCAATGAACTGGGCAAAGTTTGAAAAACCCACAAGGTTAGAAGACTCTTCTAACCATCTGGATAAAATAAATTCTGTCTGCTGCacaattaaaaagatttttaatttgtttccaAAATTGCGACTCTGTTTCCTATCCAGGTAGCTGACGGgctgccatctttgttttgataCAGAAAGAGGGGGACAACTTGGCAAACAGGTTAAAAATCTTTCTTATGATTGAACAGgcaacatattttttcatctaGGTGGTTAGAAGAGTCTTTGGGGATTCTGGAAATACTGACAGAGAGTAAGTGTTTTTAAACTaccttctgggtttttcaaacATTGCAGTTTAATTAATCTTTTAGAGAAACTGATTGTTACTTCTGACCCAAATGTTTGCTTATACATGAGAGGTACAAGAAAACATACAGATGAAAGTTGGTTAGCTGAGCCTGACATGCTGAGTCTAAGAGGTCCCAAAGTTAACGCTGTACAAAAGTGCCCCACTGATGATAAGAATCTAAAAATAGCAAAGTTCTCTATTCGTAATTTTGGTTTGGTGGTGTGTGGAGGTCATTACAGCCCTGAGGCCACTAACATTCCCTGTCTTGAAGAGTTCAGctatattttaaatgtcaaacatcacccagtgatgatgattatggattttttttttctctacttgACTCTTCCTCATAAGCTCTAGATCATGCCAGCTAGCCAAGGAGGCAGGAAGAGGCCAATGGTCCCAAGCAGGCACACAATAATGAACATCCACAGAAAGATGCGGTCAATCACCATGGCGACATACTTCCAATCCTCTTTCACCTGTGTTGAatgaagagcaacagagagGGAAAATCGTTATGGTAAAAGCCGTATAACAAAGTGCATTTAGACAATGTGGCAGTACAGCACTTATCTCAACATGATCCACATACTCTGAGGAAGTTACTGTAATTGAGGAGGATGAAGTAAATCATCAACATTTGCAGACTGGCAGTGATGcaaattaatgttttgtgtttcaagTGCCCCTCTGATAACAGCAGATGAGTTTTTTTATTGATACTCACACTGAAGTCCGCATCCTCAGCCCTCAGGTGGTCTGCAATGTAGTGCACTCCTTCCAGAGCACGCATAACACTTGGTGAAAGCAGGAATGCTGAGTCTGATACTGTATTATCAACTTTAGTCGGCCGCTGAGTGGGATTGACTCTGGTCCCTGTTAACTGTCTGTTCGTCCCTCCAACCCCCTCCTGCCGGTTCTGGCTGTTCTGCGGGTTTTTCTGTTGCGGTGGCGGAGTTGAACCTGGCGGTCTGGGTGAAGGAGGACGGAAGGAGAAATATGACGTCAGTGTTCCCAGTTCCAAGTCCTCATAGCAGCTTCTCTCAGGGTCCTCCAAGGTATTCCCATCTCTTAACCAGTTAGCCGAGGTGCTGAGGCAGTTGCCAGATTTGTACCCGGCTATCCGGCCCTGCCGCcgttctgctgctgcttcctgctgGAGCAGCAACAGCCTGCGACGCCGGCCATCTGGCGCAGGCCGTCGCATGAACAACCAGCGCGGGATCAAGTCCAGGAACACAGAGTGGACCCAGCGGGGCATCTTGTGAGTGCTGGGAGAGCGATGGTGCACATTGAGCACGAAGACAGTGATGACGATGGACAGGGTGACAAAAATCATAGTAAAGAGGAGGTACTCGCCAATGAGCGGGATGACAAGGGATGTGGATGGAATGATCTcggtgatgaggaggaggaagacagtgagggacagcagcacagagataCACAAAGTGATCTTTTCACCACAGTCTGAGGGTAGATAAAAAACCAAGACAGTGAGGCAGGAGATCAGCAGACAGGGGATGATGAGGTTTATGGTGTAAAACAAAGGAAGCCTTCGGATGATGAAGAAGTAGGTGATGTCAGGGTAGATCTCATGGCAGCAGTCGTACTTCTTCGTATTGTACGTCCCCACAGCGTTGATGATGGCCCATTCACCGCTCTCCCAGTAGTTGTTCAAGTCCACAGTGTTTTCAATTCGCTCCAGGTCGATCTTGGCCTTGTCATAGGTCCAAGAGCCAAACTTCATTTTGCAGTTCTGCTGATCGAAGGGGAAGAAGGTGACATCGATGCTGCAGGAGCTCTTGTAAATGGCAGGCGGGACCCAGCGAATTTTGCCCGTGTGGAATAGATGAGCCTTTGTCATATGGGTCACTGCAAACTCTCCATCAGCGCTGGAAGAGTAGACATTGTCATATGAGTAATGTTGACAAGTGAAACCTTAGTTTTAAATATATGAGAACAAAGGCTGATTTAGGAAAAAAAGATAAGCAATCATATCCTGCATTATGATGAGTTTTACTACCCTTTTgccaatcttttttttattttaattttagaaatcaTACAGTGAAAATAGTTATCATTTTCCAGCAATCTTCTCTCCATTTATCGCTTAATGGTGATAATGGCTTCTCTACATAATGAGGAGTCTTTATCATTTCATCAGTCTCACAcctttttaatttcacttacAGATTTTAATTACACAGACTAAATGTAGCAGAACTCCATTATCCTTCTTGGTTTAATCTCCAGCACTGGCGCAGCGCTGTGGAGATAGGTCTGGCTATGCGAGACTACCATAAGGTGCATTTAGGAGAAAGGAGAGATTTCTGAAAAGGATTAAACAATATGTTTCAAACTGAAGCAGTGCACATGTAGAAATTATCCTCACTTTTAAATGAGTATGCTGCACCAGTAGATATAGATGCATAATGCAAATGAAGTTAAC includes:
- the chrna2b gene encoding neuronal acetylcholine receptor subunit alpha-2; protein product: MGYNHLFPVRTAILWSLLLFLCHEKTHSHAEDELFKTLFAGYNKWSRPVPNISDVVIVKFGLSIAQLIDVDEKNQMMTTNVWLKQEWNDYKLRWRPSDYDNVTSIRVPSELIWVPDIVLYNNADGEFAVTHMTKAHLFHTGKIRWVPPAIYKSSCSIDVTFFPFDQQNCKMKFGSWTYDKAKIDLERIENTVDLNNYWESGEWAIINAVGTYNTKKYDCCHEIYPDITYFFIIRRLPLFYTINLIIPCLLISCLTVLVFYLPSDCGEKITLCISVLLSLTVFLLLITEIIPSTSLVIPLIGEYLLFTMIFVTLSIVITVFVLNVHHRSPSTHKMPRWVHSVFLDLIPRWLFMRRPAPDGRRRRLLLLQQEAAAERRQGRIAGYKSGNCLSTSANWLRDGNTLEDPERSCYEDLELGTLTSYFSFRPPSPRPPGSTPPPQQKNPQNSQNRQEGVGGTNRQLTGTRVNPTQRPTKVDNTVSDSAFLLSPSVMRALEGVHYIADHLRAEDADFSVKEDWKYVAMVIDRIFLWMFIIVCLLGTIGLFLPPWLAGMI